One stretch of Gopherus flavomarginatus isolate rGopFla2 chromosome 2, rGopFla2.mat.asm, whole genome shotgun sequence DNA includes these proteins:
- the GALR1 gene encoding LOW QUALITY PROTEIN: galanin receptor type 1 (The sequence of the model RefSeq protein was modified relative to this genomic sequence to represent the inferred CDS: deleted 1 base in 1 codon): protein MEPETIAILFLNQSEGPPWGEFNLSGLSEEEQDPKPLFGIGIENFLTLIIFGVIFALGVLGNSLVITVLARSKPGKPRSTTNIFILNLSIADLAYLLFCIPFQATVYVLPTWVLGAVICKFIHYFFTVSMLVSIFTLSAMSVDRYLAIVHSRRASVLRVSRNALLGVGLIWALSIAMASPVAHHQRLFHRDASNQTFCWEQWPNLQHKKVYVVCTFVFGYLLPLLLISFCYAKVLNHLHKKLRNMSKKSEASKKKTAQTVLVVVVVFGISWLPHHVIHLWAEFGVFPLTQASFLFRVTAHCLAYSNSSVNPIIYAFLSENFRKAYKQVFKCQISNESPLNDVKESKSRIDTAPSTNCTHV, encoded by the exons ATGGAGCCCGAGACGATTGCGATCCTCTTCCTGAACCAGAGCGAA GGCCCCCCCTGGGGGGAATTCAACCTCTCGGGGCTCTCGGAGGAGGAGCAGGACCCCAAGCCCCTCTTCGGCATCGGCATCGAGAACTTCCTCACCCTGATCATTTTCGGCGTGATCTTCGCCTTGGGGGTGCTGGGCAACTCGCTGGTGATCACGGTGCTGGCCAGGAGCAAGCCGGGCAAGCCCCGCAGCACCACCAACATCTTCATCCTCAACCTGAGCATCGCCGACCTGGCCTACCTGCTCTTCTGCATCCCCTTCCAGGCCACGGTCTACGTGCTGCCCACCTGGGTGCTGGGCGCCGTCATCTGCAAGTTCATCCACTACTTCTTCACCGTCTCCATGCTAGTCAGCATCTTCACCCTCTCCGCCATGTCGGTGGACCGCTACCTGGCCATCGTGCACTCCCGCCGCGCCTCCGTCCTGCGGGTTTCCCGCAACGCGCTGCTGGGCGTGGGGCTCATCTGGGCGCTCTCCATCGCCATGGCCTCGCCCGTCGCGCACCACCAGCGCCTCTTCCACCGGGACGCCAGCAACCAGACCTTCTGCTGGGAGCAGTGGCCCAACCTCCAGCACAAGAAGGTCTACGTGGTCTGCACCTTCGTCTTCGGCTacctgctgccgctgctgctcaTCTCCTTCTGCTACGCCAAG GTCCTTAATCATCTGCATAAAAAGCTGAGAAACATGTCAAAGAAGTCAGAAGCATCCAAGAAGAAG ACAGCCCAGactgtgctggtggtggtggtggtttttggcATATCTTGGCTGCCACATCATGTGATCCACCTCTGGGCTGAATTTGGAGTTTTCCCACTGACTCAAGCTTCATTTCTCTTCAGAGTAACAGCGCACTGCCTGGCTTACAGCAATTCTTCTGTAAATCCTATTATATACGCATTCCTCTCTGAAAATTTTAGGAAGGCCTACAAACAAGTCTTCAAATGCCAGATAAGTAATGAATCGCCTCTGAATGATGTTAAAGAAAGTAAAAGTCGGATAGATACAGCACCGTCTACCAATTGTACTCATGTGTga